In Labilibaculum sp. DW002, one genomic interval encodes:
- a CDS encoding SIR2 family NAD-dependent protein deacylase, whose product MKKLVVLSGAGMSAESGIRTFRDMGGLWNEYDVMEVASPTAWAKNPNLVHQFYNERRKQLFECEPNKGHKLVAELEKHYDVEIVTQNVDDLHERAGSTKILHLHGELKKARSTVDSNLIYELDKWELTLKDTCEKGSPLRPHIVWFGESVPAISEAAEIVAKADVFLIIGTSLNVYPAAGLTDYIPDDTPIYVIDPNQPNVQSKQNITYIRETASVGMEKLFELLQ is encoded by the coding sequence ATGAAAAAATTGGTTGTATTAAGTGGAGCAGGTATGAGTGCTGAAAGTGGCATTCGCACTTTTCGCGATATGGGCGGACTTTGGAATGAATATGATGTGATGGAAGTTGCTAGTCCTACGGCATGGGCAAAAAATCCAAACTTGGTACATCAGTTTTACAATGAACGCAGAAAACAATTGTTCGAATGTGAGCCAAATAAAGGGCATAAATTAGTCGCCGAACTTGAAAAACACTACGATGTTGAAATAGTAACTCAAAATGTGGATGATCTGCACGAAAGAGCTGGGAGTACTAAAATACTGCACCTGCACGGAGAATTAAAGAAAGCCCGCAGTACAGTAGATTCCAATTTGATTTATGAATTGGACAAGTGGGAGCTAACTTTAAAGGATACTTGTGAAAAGGGTTCTCCATTGCGACCGCATATTGTATGGTTTGGAGAAAGTGTTCCTGCCATTAGTGAGGCCGCTGAAATTGTAGCCAAAGCTGATGTATTTCTTATCATCGGAACTTCTTTAAATGTTTATCCTGCTGCAGGATTAACGGATTACATTCCTGATGATACGCCCATTTATGTGATAGATCCTAATCAGCCAAATGTACAATCGAAGCAAAATATTACTTATATTAGGGAGACTGCAAGTGTTGGAATGGAAAAACTGTTCGAACTGCTACAATAA